GCTTGCTGAGGGTCGGGGTCTCGTCGCCGCCGAAGAGCCAGTCCAGCGGGCCGGGGGCCTCGCTGGGCGAGCCCTTGAGCTGGATCATGGCGATCTTGCTGGGCTCGGCCTGGCTCGCCTGAGGTGTGGGGGTCAGCGGCGTGCGGGCGAGCGTGGCCGCGGCGGGGAGGGTCAGCCCGGCGGCGAGGGTGAGGGCGAGCGTGGCGGAACGGACGGTGCAGGTCAGCTTGAGCATGTCGGGTCCTTGCTGTCGGGGCCGCTGGCCCCGCGAGACTCCACTTTGGTACGCAGCACTTGATACACCACGAACGGAGACTTTGTTTCGGCTACTCGTACCCCAGCTTCTCCAGGTCTTCCTCGGAAAGCCCGAACTGGTGGCCGATCTCGTGCAGGAGGGTGACCCAGATCTCCTCGTAAACGTCCTCTTCGGTCTCGTCGCCTTTCCAGCCGCCGGCCTGGGCGAGGATGCCCTCGCGGAAGAGGTAAATGTCGCTGGGGAGCTGGCCGGTGTCGTCGATGCGGCGCTCGGTGAAGGCGGTGCCCGTATGCAGGCCGCAGAGGCTGGAGTCGTCCTCGAGCTCGTCGGGGGCCATGACGCCCTCTTCGCGGAGCTGCTCGATGAGCTCGCGGCTGGGCTTGTCCTCGACGATGACGGGCACCTCGTCGAGCAGCTTGCGGACGCCCTCGGGGAGGTTCTCGATGACTTCCTCGACCAGGGCGTCGAACTTCTCTTGCTCGGCGGGGGTCATGGCGTGGGGGGGTTCGGCGGGGGTCCTTGGCGGGCGGTGGGTTGCGGTTCCAGCAGGCTCTCCAAGGATAGCGGCGGCTGGGCGACGACCTTGGCTATGCGGAGGCAGTCGATCACGACCCCGACCAGGCCGAGGGTGAACAGGATCGCGGCCACCAGGAGCAGCGACTGGCCCAGCATGAGGAAGGTCTCGCCGGCCTGGATGGAGAGTCCGATCAGGGAGAGCGAGTCGCCCAGGGCGGCCAGGGCAAGGACCACGACCAGGCCGAGCAGCGTCTGGCGGTCCACCCGTCCCTCGCGGAGCAGCAGTGAGCGGGCGGCGAGGAGGCGGGCGTTGGGGCGGAGGAGCAGGATGATGGCTCCGAGGCAGACGGCCAGGGCGAGGCCCAGCAGTGTGCGGACGTCATCGGTGGTGGTCCAGGACATGGGGCCGGAGAGGCGCAGAGTGGCCGCGTGCTTGTAGAGCATGAGCCACACGATGATCAGGAGCAGGACGTAGAACGCAGCGCCCGCGGCGGCCATGCGGCGGGCGCGGGGGCGGATGCCCGGGTGCGGGTCGATGAGGGCAAGGGCGCCGATGCCGGATGCGGCGGTGGCGACCATGATGATCGCGCGGAGGGCGGGCAGGAAGCGGTTGATGTCGCCCGACGGCAGGATGATGATGAGCCACAGGGCCCAGCCGCCGAGAGCGGCGAGGAGGGCGGCGACGCCCCAGGTGATCAGCCCCGCGGCGGTCAGGCCCGGGCGGCGGATGGGCTGGAGCTCGCTGGCGCGGGGGTCAACCACGGCGAGCAGGGTGGCGCGGACGGGCGTGCCGCACTCGGGGCACTGGGCCAGGATCGAGAGGCCCTTGAGGTCGTAGCGGCAACGGATGCAGGGCAGGCTGCCGGTGAGCTCGGACACGAGTGCAGCGGGCGGGGCGGGCGGGCGCGGGCGCAGCCCCGGCGCTGTGACGCGTCTGTCAGGGAATGGAGATGAACCGCCCGCGTTGCTGGGCGGGTCTGCCTGCGGCATCGAGAGTCACCCCGTGGCCCTGCCGGGCCGGTGCGGGAGCGTACCCGAAGCGGGGCGCGGGCGTGTTCGGGGGGCGTGTCTGGGGCAGGGCCCCACTGCCCCGGCGCGTGCCCCGGGCTAGCAGTTCCTATACTCGCGGCCCGCACCCCAAGAGGCCCCGCGTCAGGCCGCCATCAGGACCGCTCACCCGCATGCTCCAGCCGCTGGCCCGACTCCGAGAGAACATCGCGCGGGTGCTGTTTGGTAACAGCGACGCGATCGACCGCGTGTGCTGCTGCCTGCTCGCCCGCGGACACCTGCTGATCGAGGACGTGCCGGGCGTGGGCAAGACGGTGCTCGCTACGGCCCTGGCGCGGAGCGTCGATTGTGCGTTCTCTCGCATCCAGCTGACGCCGGACATGCTGCCCAGCGACGTGCTGGGGGTGAGCGTGTACGACAAGGGGACCGGTGAGTTCACGTACAAGCGCGGGCCGATCTTCGCGAACATCCTGCTGGCGGACGAGATCAACCGCACGCCGCCGCGGACGCAATCGGCGCTGCTGGAGGCGATGAACGAGGCGACGGTGTCGGTCGATGGGCGGGTGCTGCCGCTGGACCAGCCGTTCATGGTCATCGCGACGCAGAACCCGTACGACTTCGAGGGCACGTACCTGCTGCCGGAGAACCAGCTGGACCGGTTCCTGATGCGGATCAGCCTGGGGTACCCCAGCCCCGAGGACGAGGCGCGGGTGCTGGAGGTGCGGCCCAGCGTGCACCCGCTGCACGACCTCAAGCCGGTGATGACGCGGGCCGAGGTGATGGAGCTGCAGTCGCAGGTCGACGCGGTAAAGGTTGATAAGGCGCTGCTGGCGTACATCGTGCAGTTCGCGAACGCAACGCGGAAGCACGCGGGGCTGCTGCACGGCCTGTCGCCGCGGGGGGCCTTGTCGCTGGCGCAGGCGGCGCGGGCGAGCGCGCTGTTCCGCGGGCGGACGTACGTGGTGCCGGAGGACATCGTGGACAACATCCTGCCGGTGTGCGCGCACCGCGTGGTGACGCGCTCGGCCGCGAGCACGGGGCCAGACACGGCGGAACGGGTGCTGCGGGATGTGCTGGAGACGGTGCCGAGCCCGGCCTAACCAAAGGGCAAATGGGCAAATGGCAAATTGGCAAATGGTGGAGGCGGTATGGCGCGGCTGGTGAGACTGGAGGCGACTGGGCCGATCAAGATTGATCCGTCGCAGTTTCCGCGCGATGAGCAGGGGAACTTGAAGGCGATCTGGATTTGCGCGTGCGGGCTGACGAGCACGCCGCCGTTCTGCGACAAGTCGCACAAGGCGTGCAAGAACGAGCAGGCGGGGATGGTCTACGAGTACGACCCGGTCACCAAGGACGTGAAGGCGAGCCGTCCGGAGTGATCGTTTGGGGGAAAGGCTGGGGGCGCGGTACTGTTGGTGGAGTCTTCGGAGCCGCGCGTGCGTGAGGGTGATCCCGAGTTCCGCCCCTGCCTTGTGCTGCCGACGTTCAACAACGCCGGCACGCTGGGGGGCGTGCTGGAGCGGGCGCTGGCGCTGGGGCTGCCGACGTACGTGGTGAATGACGGGTGCACGGATGGCACAGGCGAGGTGCTGGCGGCGTTCCGTGGGCGAGAGCGGCTGCGGGTGCTCATGCACGATGCCAATCAGGGCAAGGCCGCGGCGATGCGGACGGGGTTCAACGCGGCGATCGCAGACGGCTGCACGCACGCGGTGACGATCGATACGGACGGGCAGCTCGACCCCGAGCAGTCGCCGCTGCTGCTGGAGGCGGCGCGGCGCTCGCCGCGGGCGCTGGTGCTGGGTGTTCGGGACCAGCGGATCGAGCGGTGCCCGCGCCGCAGCCGCGTGGGGCGGTGGTGGGCGAACGCGTTCATCTACATCGAGTGCGGCGTGCGGGTGACGGACAGCCAGTGCGGGCTGCGGGTGTACCCGCTGGAGTTCGTGCGGCGGGTGCCGGTGAAGTCCGGACGGTTCGGGTACGAGACGGAGGTGATCACGCTGGCGTGCTGGTGCGGGTACGGCGTCGTGCAGGTGCCGGTGAGCTGCCGGTACTTCGAGCAGCGGGTGACGCACTTCCGGCCGTGGGTGGACACGTGGCGGGCGGTGGCGCTGCACGCGCGGCTGCTGGGGTCGGCGATCTTCGCACGCCCTGGGCGGATCGTGGATCAGGAAGCGGCGCCCGCGGGGACGCCGGTGGGCATGCGCGAGTAGGCGGGCACTTTGAGGTGCTCGTCGAGACGGGCGAGCGTGAGGCCGCGGGCGCGGATGTGCTGGATCAGCTGGGGCAGGGCGGCGATGGTTGGCGCGGGGTCGCGGTGCGCGTGCGGTGGGCAGCCGTCGTGGAGGAGGAGCACGTCGCCCGCGCGGGTGTTGCTCAGCCGTTGCAGGATGCGAACGGGCGTGGTGGGCAGGCCGTCGAAGGCGCGCCGGGTCCAGCCGATGGGCGTCTTGCCGAGTCCATTCAGCGGTGCACGCATCAGGGGTGACTTCTGGCCCCACGGCGGGCGGAAGCAGGCGGGGGTGAGGCCGACTGCGTCGTGGATGGCGTTGTCGGTGCGGCGGAGCTGGTCGAGCCAGTAGGCGGGGCCGCGGAGTGAGCCGAGGGACGCGTGGTCGAAGCTGTGGTTGCAGACCAGGTGGCCCTCGGCGTGCATGCGGCGGATGAGGTCCGGGTGACGGCGGGCGTTTTCGCCGATCACGAAGAACGCGGCGAGGACGTGGTGCTCGGCGAGGATGTCGAGGATGGCGGGCGTGCCTGTGGGGTGCGGACCGTCGTCGAAGGTGAGGGCGACGGTGTTGTTGTGCGCATCGGCGCGGGAGACCATCGGCAGGAAAGCGCGGCTGGTGGGGGCGAGGTAGGCGTGGGCGAGCACGCCAAGGCCGATGCCGGCAAGAGCGGCCAGGCCGGGCGCGGCGAGCGGTGTGAGGTCGGTGGTCAACGTGCCGAGTTTAGTGCGGCGGGAATGCTGTGGGCTCGCGACACCAAACGACAAAGGCCGCCCCGGTGGACGGCCTTCGTGAGAACGGACGCAGATGGTGGAGGCTCAGCGGCGGCGGCGACGCAGGGCCAGGCCCGCGAGGCCGAGCATGCCGAGGCCGGCGGTGCTGGGCAGCGGGATGACCGTGAGGGCCGCGAACTCTTCGAAGCCG
This portion of the Phycisphaerales bacterium genome encodes:
- a CDS encoding glycosyltransferase family 2 protein produces the protein MREGDPEFRPCLVLPTFNNAGTLGGVLERALALGLPTYVVNDGCTDGTGEVLAAFRGRERLRVLMHDANQGKAAAMRTGFNAAIADGCTHAVTIDTDGQLDPEQSPLLLEAARRSPRALVLGVRDQRIERCPRRSRVGRWWANAFIYIECGVRVTDSQCGLRVYPLEFVRRVPVKSGRFGYETEVITLACWCGYGVVQVPVSCRYFEQRVTHFRPWVDTWRAVALHARLLGSAIFARPGRIVDQEAAPAGTPVGMRE
- a CDS encoding CDGSH iron-sulfur domain-containing protein translates to MARLVRLEATGPIKIDPSQFPRDEQGNLKAIWICACGLTSTPPFCDKSHKACKNEQAGMVYEYDPVTKDVKASRPE
- a CDS encoding MoxR family ATPase, coding for MLQPLARLRENIARVLFGNSDAIDRVCCCLLARGHLLIEDVPGVGKTVLATALARSVDCAFSRIQLTPDMLPSDVLGVSVYDKGTGEFTYKRGPIFANILLADEINRTPPRTQSALLEAMNEATVSVDGRVLPLDQPFMVIATQNPYDFEGTYLLPENQLDRFLMRISLGYPSPEDEARVLEVRPSVHPLHDLKPVMTRAEVMELQSQVDAVKVDKALLAYIVQFANATRKHAGLLHGLSPRGALSLAQAARASALFRGRTYVVPEDIVDNILPVCAHRVVTRSAASTGPDTAERVLRDVLETVPSPA
- a CDS encoding polysaccharide deacetylase family protein, translating into MTTDLTPLAAPGLAALAGIGLGVLAHAYLAPTSRAFLPMVSRADAHNNTVALTFDDGPHPTGTPAILDILAEHHVLAAFFVIGENARRHPDLIRRMHAEGHLVCNHSFDHASLGSLRGPAYWLDQLRRTDNAIHDAVGLTPACFRPPWGQKSPLMRAPLNGLGKTPIGWTRRAFDGLPTTPVRILQRLSNTRAGDVLLLHDGCPPHAHRDPAPTIAALPQLIQHIRARGLTLARLDEHLKVPAYSRMPTGVPAGAAS
- a CDS encoding metallopeptidase family protein: MTPAEQEKFDALVEEVIENLPEGVRKLLDEVPVIVEDKPSRELIEQLREEGVMAPDELEDDSSLCGLHTGTAFTERRIDDTGQLPSDIYLFREGILAQAGGWKGDETEEDVYEEIWVTLLHEIGHQFGLSEEDLEKLGYE